Proteins co-encoded in one Prunus persica cultivar Lovell chromosome G6, Prunus_persica_NCBIv2, whole genome shotgun sequence genomic window:
- the LOC18774688 gene encoding receptor like protein 30 isoform X1: protein MHLISMLTFSWLQTGEDFKVKPYIVLHIYIYIYIHHNLYFSSVVITFPDQLASVSRTKKFTKMKHLLQYFLLLFLIPKICFTIIPAVHSLCTKDQQLSLLHLKKSLQFSHDPDSDSYPTKVISWNSSTDCCSWLGVNCSSDGHVVGLDLSSEAINDGIDDSSSLFDLQHLQSLNLADNHFTYGTRIPSAIGKLVNLRYLNLSSCSFYGSIPKSIANLTQLVSLHLGLNTFSGSIDSISWENLINLVDLQMDDNLLEGSIPSSLFYLPLLTQLVLSRNQFSGKLHAFSNTSSDLEYLDLSENQIQGKIPHWIWSFSHLYYLNLSCNSLVTLEAPLYNSSVSIVDLHSNQLQGQIPTFIPFGYQLDYSGNHFNSIPSDIGYFFTSTMFFSLSSNNLHGLIPASICNATSFLMSLDLSNNFLSGIIPPCLTAMRGLRVLNLARNNLTGTISNFQVTEYSLLEILKLDGNQLGGQFPKSLGNCIQLQVLNLGNNRITDTFPCLLKNMSTLRVLVLRSNNFYGGIGCPNTYGTWPVLQIIHLAHNNFTGEIPGIFLTTWQVMMAPEDGPLSIVKFQLDTIIAGKSMLIDYSFNDRITVTSKGLEMDLVRILSIFTLIDFSCNNFSGPIPKEMGEFKSLHVLNLSRNSLTGEIPSSFGNMQVLESLDLSQNKLGGEIPQQLAKLTFLSFLNISYNQLVGRIPPSTQFSTFPKDSFTGNKGLWGPPLTVDNKTGLSPPPALNGSLPNSGHRGINWDLISVEIGFTVGFGASVGSLVLCKRWSKWYYRAMYRMVLKIFPQLEERIGIHRRHVHINRRWRR, encoded by the coding sequence ATGCATCTAATTTCCATGCTTACTTTTTCCTGGTTACAGACGGGAGAAGACTTCAAAGTCAAACCATATATagtattacatatatatatatatatatatatccaccACAACCTTTATTTCTCATCAGTTGTTATCACTTTCCCTGATCAGCTAGCTAGCGTCTCTAGAActaaaaagtttaccaaaatgAAACATTTGCTCCAATATTTCTTGCTCCTATTCTTAATCCCTAAAATCTGTTTTACCATCATCCCTGCCGTTCACAGCCTCTGCACTAAAGACCAGCAACTATCATTGCTCCATTTGAAGAAAAGCCTTCAATTTTCTCATGATCCTGATTCTGATTCATACCCAACCAAGGTTATATCTTGGAATTCAAGCACCGATTGTTGTTCTTGGCTTGGTGTTAATTGCAGTAGTGATGGGCATGTCGTTGGTCTTGACCTTAGCAGCGAAGCTATCAACGATGGCATTGACGATTCAAGCAGTCTCTTCGATCTTCAACACCTTCAAAGCCTCAATTTGGCTGACAACCATTTTACCTATGGTACTCGCATTCCATCTGCAATCGGAAAGCTTGTGAACTTGAGGTATCTAAATTTATCATCTTGCAGTTTCTATGGATCAATCCCAAAGTCAATAGCAAATCTAACACAATTGGTTAGTTTGCATTTGGGATTAAATACGTTCAGTGGTTCAATTGATTCTATTAGCTGGGAAAACCTTATTAATCTGGTAGACCTCCAGATGGATGACAACCTACTTGAGGGGAGTATTCCATCGTCTCTCTTTTATCTTCCCTTATTGACACAACTAGTACTTTCCCGCAATCAATTCTCTGGTAAACTTCATGCATTTTCTAACACCTCTTCCGACTTAGAATATTTGGACCTTTCAGAAAACCAGATTCAAGGCAAGATACCCCATTGGATTTGGAGTTTCAGTCATCTTTATTACCTAAATCTTTCTTGCAACTCTTTGGTAACTCTAGAAGCTCCTTTATATAATTCTAGTGTATCAATAGTTGACCTTCATTCAAACCAACTCCAGGGTCAAATCCCAACTTTCATACCATTTGGTTACCAGCTGGATTACTCAGGCAACCATTTCAATTCTATACCATCTGACATTGGTTATTTCTTCACTTCCACAAtgttcttctctctttcaagCAATAACTTGCATGGGCTCATTCCGGCATCAATATGCAATGCGACAAGTTTTCTTATGAGTCTTGATCTGTCCAATAATTTTCTGAGTGGCATTATTCCCCCATGCTTGACTGCAATGCGCGGTCTCAGAGTACTTAATTTAGCAAGAAACAACCTCACTGGAACTATTTCTAATTTTCAAGTTACTGAATATAGTTTATTAGAAATTCTAAAGCTCGATGGAAATCAGTTAGGTGGTCAGTTTCCAAAATCTCTAGGTAACTGCATACAGTTACAGGTTttaaacttgggaaacaaTCGTATAACAGATACATTTCCATGCTTGTTAAAAAACATGTCCACCTTGCGTGTCCTTGTGTTGCGGTCCAACAACTTCTATGGAGGAATTGGATGTCCCAACACCTATGGCACCTGGCCAGTGCTTCAAATCATACACCTAGCTCACAACAATTTCACTGGTGAAATACCGGGAATATTTTTGACAACATGGCAGGTAATGATGGCTCCCGAGGATGGTCCCCTATCGATTGTCAAATTCCAACTGGATACAATTATTGCGGGAAAATCAATGTTGATTGATTATTCTTTTAATGATCGTATAACAGTTACCAGCAAAGGGTTAGAGATGGATCTAGTAAGGATTCTATCTATCTTCACCTTGATTGACTTCTCTTGCAACAACTTCAGTGGACCAATACCTAAGGAAATGGGAGAATTCAAATCACTACATGTCCTTAACTTGTCCAGAAATTCTTTGACAGGCGAAATCCCATCCTCATTTGGTAACATGCAGGTACTCGAGTCCTTGGACCTGTCACAGAACAAGTTGGGCGGGGAAATTCCACAACAGTTGGCAAAGCTTACTTTCCTTTCGTTCTTGAATATCTCATATAATCAACTGGTCGGCAGGATCCCACCCAGTACTCAGTTTTCAACATTTCCAAAAGACTCATTTACAGGAAACAAAGGACTATGGGGGCCTCCTTTGACAGTGGATAACAAAACAGGATtatcaccaccaccagcaTTAAATGGAAGCCTTCCAAATTCTGGCCATCGTGGGATTAATTGGGATCTGATCAGTGTTGAAATTGGATTTACAGTTGGCTTTGGAGCTTCCGTTGGGTCACTTGTGTTGTGCAAGAGATGGAGTAAGTGGTATTACAGAGCTATGTACAGGATGGTTCTTAAGATATTCCCACAGCTGGAGGAAAGAATTGGAATTCATCGAAGACATGTTCACATAAATCGAAGGTGGAGACGTTGA
- the LOC18774688 gene encoding receptor like protein 30 isoform X2, with product MHLISMLTFSWLQTGEDFKVKPYIVLHIYIYIYIHHNLYFSSVVITFPDQLASVSRTKKFTKMKHLLQYFLLLFLIPKICFTIIPAVHSLCTKDQQLSLLHLKKSLQFSHDPDSDSYPTKVISWNSSTDCCSWLGVNCSSDGHVVGLDLSSEAINDGIDDSSSLFDLQHLQSLNLADNHFTYGTRIPSAIGKLVNLRYLNLSSCSFYGSIPKSIANLTQLVSLHLGLNTFSGSIDSISWENLINLVDLQMDDNLLEGSIPSSLFYLPLLTQLVLSRNQFSGKLHAFSNTSSDLEYLDLSENQIQGKIPHWIWSFSHLYYLNLSCNSLVTLEAPLYNSSVSIVDLHSNQLQGQIPTFIPFGYQLDYSGNHFNSIPSDIGYFFTSTMFFSLSSNNLHGLIPASICNATSFLMSLDLSNNFLSGIIPPCLTAMRGLRVLNLARNNLTGTISNFQVTEYSLLEILKLDGNQLGGQFPKSLGNCIQLQVLNLGNNRITDTFPCLLKNMSTLRVLVLRSNNFYGGIGCPNTYGTWPVLQIIHLAHNNFTGEIPGIFLTTWQVMMAPEDGPLSIVKFQLDTIIAGKSMLIDYSFNDRITVTSKGLEMDLVLESLDLSQNKLGGEIPQQLAKLTFLSFLNISYNQLVGRIPPSTQFSTFPKDSFTGNKGLWGPPLTVDNKTGLSPPPALNGSLPNSGHRGINWDLISVEIGFTVGFGASVGSLVLCKRWSKWYYRAMYRMVLKIFPQLEERIGIHRRHVHINRRWRR from the exons ATGCATCTAATTTCCATGCTTACTTTTTCCTGGTTACAGACGGGAGAAGACTTCAAAGTCAAACCATATATagtattacatatatatatatatatatatatccaccACAACCTTTATTTCTCATCAGTTGTTATCACTTTCCCTGATCAGCTAGCTAGCGTCTCTAGAActaaaaagtttaccaaaatgAAACATTTGCTCCAATATTTCTTGCTCCTATTCTTAATCCCTAAAATCTGTTTTACCATCATCCCTGCCGTTCACAGCCTCTGCACTAAAGACCAGCAACTATCATTGCTCCATTTGAAGAAAAGCCTTCAATTTTCTCATGATCCTGATTCTGATTCATACCCAACCAAGGTTATATCTTGGAATTCAAGCACCGATTGTTGTTCTTGGCTTGGTGTTAATTGCAGTAGTGATGGGCATGTCGTTGGTCTTGACCTTAGCAGCGAAGCTATCAACGATGGCATTGACGATTCAAGCAGTCTCTTCGATCTTCAACACCTTCAAAGCCTCAATTTGGCTGACAACCATTTTACCTATGGTACTCGCATTCCATCTGCAATCGGAAAGCTTGTGAACTTGAGGTATCTAAATTTATCATCTTGCAGTTTCTATGGATCAATCCCAAAGTCAATAGCAAATCTAACACAATTGGTTAGTTTGCATTTGGGATTAAATACGTTCAGTGGTTCAATTGATTCTATTAGCTGGGAAAACCTTATTAATCTGGTAGACCTCCAGATGGATGACAACCTACTTGAGGGGAGTATTCCATCGTCTCTCTTTTATCTTCCCTTATTGACACAACTAGTACTTTCCCGCAATCAATTCTCTGGTAAACTTCATGCATTTTCTAACACCTCTTCCGACTTAGAATATTTGGACCTTTCAGAAAACCAGATTCAAGGCAAGATACCCCATTGGATTTGGAGTTTCAGTCATCTTTATTACCTAAATCTTTCTTGCAACTCTTTGGTAACTCTAGAAGCTCCTTTATATAATTCTAGTGTATCAATAGTTGACCTTCATTCAAACCAACTCCAGGGTCAAATCCCAACTTTCATACCATTTGGTTACCAGCTGGATTACTCAGGCAACCATTTCAATTCTATACCATCTGACATTGGTTATTTCTTCACTTCCACAAtgttcttctctctttcaagCAATAACTTGCATGGGCTCATTCCGGCATCAATATGCAATGCGACAAGTTTTCTTATGAGTCTTGATCTGTCCAATAATTTTCTGAGTGGCATTATTCCCCCATGCTTGACTGCAATGCGCGGTCTCAGAGTACTTAATTTAGCAAGAAACAACCTCACTGGAACTATTTCTAATTTTCAAGTTACTGAATATAGTTTATTAGAAATTCTAAAGCTCGATGGAAATCAGTTAGGTGGTCAGTTTCCAAAATCTCTAGGTAACTGCATACAGTTACAGGTTttaaacttgggaaacaaTCGTATAACAGATACATTTCCATGCTTGTTAAAAAACATGTCCACCTTGCGTGTCCTTGTGTTGCGGTCCAACAACTTCTATGGAGGAATTGGATGTCCCAACACCTATGGCACCTGGCCAGTGCTTCAAATCATACACCTAGCTCACAACAATTTCACTGGTGAAATACCGGGAATATTTTTGACAACATGGCAGGTAATGATGGCTCCCGAGGATGGTCCCCTATCGATTGTCAAATTCCAACTGGATACAATTATTGCGGGAAAATCAATGTTGATTGATTATTCTTTTAATGATCGTATAACAGTTACCAGCAAAGGGTTAGAGATGGATCTA GTACTCGAGTCCTTGGACCTGTCACAGAACAAGTTGGGCGGGGAAATTCCACAACAGTTGGCAAAGCTTACTTTCCTTTCGTTCTTGAATATCTCATATAATCAACTGGTCGGCAGGATCCCACCCAGTACTCAGTTTTCAACATTTCCAAAAGACTCATTTACAGGAAACAAAGGACTATGGGGGCCTCCTTTGACAGTGGATAACAAAACAGGATtatcaccaccaccagcaTTAAATGGAAGCCTTCCAAATTCTGGCCATCGTGGGATTAATTGGGATCTGATCAGTGTTGAAATTGGATTTACAGTTGGCTTTGGAGCTTCCGTTGGGTCACTTGTGTTGTGCAAGAGATGGAGTAAGTGGTATTACAGAGCTATGTACAGGATGGTTCTTAAGATATTCCCACAGCTGGAGGAAAGAATTGGAATTCATCGAAGACATGTTCACATAAATCGAAGGTGGAGACGTTGA
- the LOC18774688 gene encoding receptor like protein 30 isoform X3 encodes MMAPEDGPLSIVKFQLDTIIAGKSMLIDYSFNDRITVTSKGLEMDLVRILSIFTLIDFSCNNFSGPIPKEMGEFKSLHVLNLSRNSLTGEIPSSFGNMQVLESLDLSQNKLGGEIPQQLAKLTFLSFLNISYNQLVGRIPPSTQFSTFPKDSFTGNKGLWGPPLTVDNKTGLSPPPALNGSLPNSGHRGINWDLISVEIGFTVGFGASVGSLVLCKRWSKWYYRAMYRMVLKIFPQLEERIGIHRRHVHINRRWRR; translated from the coding sequence ATGATGGCTCCCGAGGATGGTCCCCTATCGATTGTCAAATTCCAACTGGATACAATTATTGCGGGAAAATCAATGTTGATTGATTATTCTTTTAATGATCGTATAACAGTTACCAGCAAAGGGTTAGAGATGGATCTAGTAAGGATTCTATCTATCTTCACCTTGATTGACTTCTCTTGCAACAACTTCAGTGGACCAATACCTAAGGAAATGGGAGAATTCAAATCACTACATGTCCTTAACTTGTCCAGAAATTCTTTGACAGGCGAAATCCCATCCTCATTTGGTAACATGCAGGTACTCGAGTCCTTGGACCTGTCACAGAACAAGTTGGGCGGGGAAATTCCACAACAGTTGGCAAAGCTTACTTTCCTTTCGTTCTTGAATATCTCATATAATCAACTGGTCGGCAGGATCCCACCCAGTACTCAGTTTTCAACATTTCCAAAAGACTCATTTACAGGAAACAAAGGACTATGGGGGCCTCCTTTGACAGTGGATAACAAAACAGGATtatcaccaccaccagcaTTAAATGGAAGCCTTCCAAATTCTGGCCATCGTGGGATTAATTGGGATCTGATCAGTGTTGAAATTGGATTTACAGTTGGCTTTGGAGCTTCCGTTGGGTCACTTGTGTTGTGCAAGAGATGGAGTAAGTGGTATTACAGAGCTATGTACAGGATGGTTCTTAAGATATTCCCACAGCTGGAGGAAAGAATTGGAATTCATCGAAGACATGTTCACATAAATCGAAGGTGGAGACGTTGA